A section of the Telopea speciosissima isolate NSW1024214 ecotype Mountain lineage chromosome 3, Tspe_v1, whole genome shotgun sequence genome encodes:
- the LOC122656111 gene encoding GPI transamidase component PIG-T isoform X2: MLLLRSILFVLVLSHYFLAPIAGSTEEEEFSEELLLKPLPDQKVLAHFHFDSRAPPSITHGRHHRVFPKATAQLVQKFRIREMELSVTQGRWNYERWGGFDPVSSANAKPPGVELWAVFDVPPDQVDSTWKNLTHTLSGLFCASINFLESSTAYASPHWSFRSFSGTLRYGALPREAVCTENLTPWLKLLPCRDKAGLAVLMDRPSIYRGFYHSQRLKLISTESGSEVGVEREILLEHTLTVVLQPSELQPSWSLSSIFGRKITGKCVLAKSSTVFIGLERNLVSEINELGKKNEKNWVAEKTSGSWSNLVFQLSFSPDRVIEEVNNGHGGNSAVLYEFSTEKYSDYEPFDVSLTWKQPMFWLSPQAPFHASRFLMGSGNARGSIAITLKSTEFVKGILGDSIGKDGCKVRIDVFQVVPWYVKVYFHTLQIFVDGEAQIVWETIEKIRVSPSEDRVSPGLMEMLLRFPCDMKSAVLTIEFDKGLLHIDEYPPDANQGFDIPAAVISFPDFEASMHFLNENSSKSPLLSKFQKNPVLSYTEILLVPLATPDFSMPYNVITITCTVFALYFGSLLNVLRRRVGEEERFLNRQASRKGGLLPRLLSKLVGKLRGRPEEPSQSQAPSSSSLLTPKFILKVLLVAGIAVGWHYYSE, encoded by the exons ATGTTGTTGCTACGTTCGATTCTCTTTGTCCTTGTGCTATCCCACTATTTCTTGGCTCCAATCGCTGGATCgactgaagaagaagagttcTCCGAAGAATTGCTTCTGAAGCCCTTGCCTGATCAGAAAGTCCTTGCTCATTTCCACTTCGACAGCAGAGCTCCCCCATCGATAACCCATGGCCGCCATCACCGAGTCTTCCCCAAAGCCACCGCTCAACTG GTCCAAAAATTCCGGATTCGTGAGATGGAGTTGTCAGTCACGCAAGGTCGCTGGAACTACGAACGATGGGGTGGATTTGATCCTGTATCGAGCGCGAATGCGAAACCTCCCGGAGTTGAGTTGTGGGCTGTCTTCGATGTCCCCCCTGATCAGGTCGATTCAACCTGGAAAAATCTGACCCACACCCTCTCGGGTCTCTTCTGTGCGTCGATTAACTTCTTGGAATCATCTACTGCTTATGCTTCTCCACATTGGAGCTTTCGATCATTCTCGGGTACCCTTAGATATGGTGCTCTGCCACGGGAGGCTGTTTGTACTGAGAACCTAACTCCTTGGTTGAAGTTGCTCCCTTGTCGAGACAAAGCCGGGCTTGCTGTTCTAATGGACAGACCTTCTATCTATAGAGGATTCTATCATTCACAGCGGTTAAAGTTGATATCAACTGAATCGGGTTCAGAGGTTGGGGTGGAACGTGAGATTTTGCTTGAACATACTCTTACTGTCGTTCTTCAACCTAGTGAATTGCAGCCAAGTTGGTCTTTAAGCTCaatttttggaaggaaaatcacTGGAAAATGTGTTCTTGCAAAGTCTAGCACTGTATTCATTGGACTTGAGAGGAATCTAGTCTCTGAAATCAATGAGTTGGGaaagaagaatgagaaaaaTTGGGTTGCTGAAAAGACCTCTGGCTCTTGGAGTAACCTAGTATTTCAGCTCTCTTTTAGTCCGGATAGGGTAATTGAAGAGGTAAACAACGGGCATGGTGGGAACTCAGCCGTTCTATATGAGTTCTCCACTGAGAAATACAGTGATTATGAGCCATTTGATGTAAGTTTGACATGGAAACAGCCTATGTTCTGGTTGTCTCCGCAAGCACCATTCCATGCAAGTAGGTTCTTAATGGGAAGTGGGAATGCAAGAGGTTCCATTGCTATCACTTTGAAATCTACAGAATTTGTCAAGGGAATCTTGGGTGATAGCATCGGTAAAGACGGTTGTAAGGTGCGGATTGATGTTTTCCAAGTTGTGCCTTGGTATGTGAAAGTCTACTTTCATACTCTGCAGATATTTGTTGACGGAGAAGCACAAATTGTTTGGGAGACCATAGAGAAAATACGGGTTTCACCTTCTGAAGATAGGGTATCACCTGGGCTGATGGAGATGCTTCTGAGATTCCCTTGTGATATGAAATCAGCTGTTCTAACCATTGAGTTCGATAAG GGATTATTACACATCGATGAATATCCTCCAGATGCTAATCAGGGATTTGACATTCCAGCAGCTGTAATTAGTTTTCCTGACTTTGAAGCAAGTATGCATTTTCTTAATGAGAACTCCAGCAAGTCACCATTGTTATCTAAGTTTCAG AAGAATCCTGTGCTGTCTTACACAGAAATATTACTTGTGCCTCTTGCCACTCCTGATTTTAGCATGCCTTACAATGTGATTACAATCACATGCACGGTGTTTGCTTTGTATTTTGGATCACTGCTCAATGTATTAAGGAGGCGGGTTGGTGAGGAAGAAAGATTCTTAAACAGACAAG CTTCCAGGAAAGGAGGTCTGCTTCCTCGGCTCCTATCAAAGTTAGTTGGAAAGCTAAGAGGAAGACCAGAAGAACCATCGCAGTCACAagcaccatcatcatcatccttacTAACTCCTAAGTTCATACTCAAAGTCCTATTAGTGGCAGGGATTGCTGTTGGCTGGCATTATTATTCTGAATGA
- the LOC122655489 gene encoding putative xyloglucan endotransglucosylase/hydrolase protein 1 — protein sequence MDKSFGSGFGSKLSYGSGFFSLRTKLPDKDSAGVVTAFYLISNSNSDHDELDFEFLGNKEGKPYTLQTNVCANGKGNREQRIRLWFDPTADFHTYKILWNQHQVVCYVDIIPIRVFKNKRSIGVGYPSQAMKIEGSTWDGDSWATDGGQTKIDWSKAPFKSYFQGFNIDGCPSTQPVACYSSKYWWNSEKYWELDSTQERAYQGVKRNYMTYDYCSDSSRYPTPPVCPQ from the exons ATGGACAAGTCTTTTG GCTCAGGGTTTGGTTCCAAGTTGAGTTATGGTTCTGGGTTTTTCTCTTTGAGAACAAAGCTACCTGATAAGGACTCTGCAGGAGTAGTTACAGCTTTCTAT CTGATTTCGAACAGCAATAGTGATCATGATGAGCTTGACTTTGAATTCTTGGGTAACAAAGAAGGGAAGCCCTATACATTACAGACTAATGTTTGTGCAAATGGAAAAGGGAATAGAGAGCAAAGAATTCGACTCTGGTTTGATCCTACAGCTGATTTCCACACCTACAAGATCCTTTGGAACCAACATCAAGTTGT GTGTTATGTGGACATTATTCCCATTAGGGTTTTCAAGAACAAGAGAAGCATTGGAGTTGGGTACCCAAGTCAAGCAATGAAGATAGAGGGAAGTACATGGGATGGGGATAGTTGGGCCACAGATGGAGGCCAAACAAAGATAGATTGGAGCAAAGCACCATTCAAGTCTTATTTCCAAGGTTTCAACATTGATGGTTGCCCATCTACTCAGCCAGTTGCTTGTTATTCTTCAAAGTATTGGTGGAACAGTGAGAAGTATTGGGAGTTAGATTCTACCCAAGAAAGAGCATACCAAGGTGTGAAAAGGAATTATATGACCTATGATTACTGTTCTGATAGTTCAAGATACCCAACTCCTCCTGTATGCCCTCAATAA
- the LOC122656111 gene encoding GPI transamidase component PIG-T isoform X1: MLLLRSILFVLVLSHYFLAPIAGSTEEEEFSEELLLKPLPDQKVLAHFHFDSRAPPSITHGRHHRVFPKATAQLVQKFRIREMELSVTQGRWNYERWGGFDPVSSANAKPPGVELWAVFDVPPDQVDSTWKNLTHTLSGLFCASINFLESSTAYASPHWSFRSFSGTLRYGALPREAVCTENLTPWLKLLPCRDKAGLAVLMDRPSIYRGFYHSQRLKLISTESGSEVGVEREILLEHTLTVVLQPSELQPSWSLSSIFGRKITGKCVLAKSSTVFIGLERNLVSEINELGKKNEKNWVAEKTSGSWSNLVFQLSFSPDRVIEEVNNGHGGNSAVLYEFSTEKYSDYEPFDVSLTWKQPMFWLSPQAPFHASRFLMGSGNARGSIAITLKSTEFVKGILGDSIGKDGCKVRIDVFQVVPWYVKVYFHTLQIFVDGEAQIVWETIEKIRVSPSEDRVSPGLMEMLLRFPCDMKSAVLTIEFDKGLLHIDEYPPDANQGFDIPAAVISFPDFEASMHFLNENSSKSPLLSKFQEKNPVLSYTEILLVPLATPDFSMPYNVITITCTVFALYFGSLLNVLRRRVGEEERFLNRQASRKGGLLPRLLSKLVGKLRGRPEEPSQSQAPSSSSLLTPKFILKVLLVAGIAVGWHYYSE, from the exons ATGTTGTTGCTACGTTCGATTCTCTTTGTCCTTGTGCTATCCCACTATTTCTTGGCTCCAATCGCTGGATCgactgaagaagaagagttcTCCGAAGAATTGCTTCTGAAGCCCTTGCCTGATCAGAAAGTCCTTGCTCATTTCCACTTCGACAGCAGAGCTCCCCCATCGATAACCCATGGCCGCCATCACCGAGTCTTCCCCAAAGCCACCGCTCAACTG GTCCAAAAATTCCGGATTCGTGAGATGGAGTTGTCAGTCACGCAAGGTCGCTGGAACTACGAACGATGGGGTGGATTTGATCCTGTATCGAGCGCGAATGCGAAACCTCCCGGAGTTGAGTTGTGGGCTGTCTTCGATGTCCCCCCTGATCAGGTCGATTCAACCTGGAAAAATCTGACCCACACCCTCTCGGGTCTCTTCTGTGCGTCGATTAACTTCTTGGAATCATCTACTGCTTATGCTTCTCCACATTGGAGCTTTCGATCATTCTCGGGTACCCTTAGATATGGTGCTCTGCCACGGGAGGCTGTTTGTACTGAGAACCTAACTCCTTGGTTGAAGTTGCTCCCTTGTCGAGACAAAGCCGGGCTTGCTGTTCTAATGGACAGACCTTCTATCTATAGAGGATTCTATCATTCACAGCGGTTAAAGTTGATATCAACTGAATCGGGTTCAGAGGTTGGGGTGGAACGTGAGATTTTGCTTGAACATACTCTTACTGTCGTTCTTCAACCTAGTGAATTGCAGCCAAGTTGGTCTTTAAGCTCaatttttggaaggaaaatcacTGGAAAATGTGTTCTTGCAAAGTCTAGCACTGTATTCATTGGACTTGAGAGGAATCTAGTCTCTGAAATCAATGAGTTGGGaaagaagaatgagaaaaaTTGGGTTGCTGAAAAGACCTCTGGCTCTTGGAGTAACCTAGTATTTCAGCTCTCTTTTAGTCCGGATAGGGTAATTGAAGAGGTAAACAACGGGCATGGTGGGAACTCAGCCGTTCTATATGAGTTCTCCACTGAGAAATACAGTGATTATGAGCCATTTGATGTAAGTTTGACATGGAAACAGCCTATGTTCTGGTTGTCTCCGCAAGCACCATTCCATGCAAGTAGGTTCTTAATGGGAAGTGGGAATGCAAGAGGTTCCATTGCTATCACTTTGAAATCTACAGAATTTGTCAAGGGAATCTTGGGTGATAGCATCGGTAAAGACGGTTGTAAGGTGCGGATTGATGTTTTCCAAGTTGTGCCTTGGTATGTGAAAGTCTACTTTCATACTCTGCAGATATTTGTTGACGGAGAAGCACAAATTGTTTGGGAGACCATAGAGAAAATACGGGTTTCACCTTCTGAAGATAGGGTATCACCTGGGCTGATGGAGATGCTTCTGAGATTCCCTTGTGATATGAAATCAGCTGTTCTAACCATTGAGTTCGATAAG GGATTATTACACATCGATGAATATCCTCCAGATGCTAATCAGGGATTTGACATTCCAGCAGCTGTAATTAGTTTTCCTGACTTTGAAGCAAGTATGCATTTTCTTAATGAGAACTCCAGCAAGTCACCATTGTTATCTAAGTTTCAG GAGAAGAATCCTGTGCTGTCTTACACAGAAATATTACTTGTGCCTCTTGCCACTCCTGATTTTAGCATGCCTTACAATGTGATTACAATCACATGCACGGTGTTTGCTTTGTATTTTGGATCACTGCTCAATGTATTAAGGAGGCGGGTTGGTGAGGAAGAAAGATTCTTAAACAGACAAG CTTCCAGGAAAGGAGGTCTGCTTCCTCGGCTCCTATCAAAGTTAGTTGGAAAGCTAAGAGGAAGACCAGAAGAACCATCGCAGTCACAagcaccatcatcatcatccttacTAACTCCTAAGTTCATACTCAAAGTCCTATTAGTGGCAGGGATTGCTGTTGGCTGGCATTATTATTCTGAATGA
- the LOC122655490 gene encoding protein FAR1-RELATED SEQUENCE 5-like, with protein sequence MKEPRAESRTDCLARLCISRLKDGQYEFAHGIDLADDSGIRPNATFDLMGMQVGGSENLGCTRVDLNNYLRTKCQRDLAFGEAGSLLAYFENQTRKNPSFTYSLQLDNGEQITNIFWADPMMLNDYALFGDVVIFDTTFCTNLCNRFFAGFNNSSSIKLIYLQDKKQHGDRFQKAWTMKNSVMKNSLF encoded by the exons ATGAAGGAACCTCGTGCAGAAAGCAGAACTGATTGTCTTGCAAGAttgtgtatatctaggttgAAAGATGGTCAATATGAAT TTGCCCATGGAATAGATTTGGCTGATGATTCCGGTATCAGGCCCAATGCCACTTTTGATTTGATGGGCATGCAAGTAGGTGGTAGCGAAAACCTAGGTTGCACCAGGGTAGATCTTAATAATTACCTTCGAACCAAATGTCAGCGTGATCTAGCCTTCGGTGAAGCTGGGAGTTTGCTAGCATATTTTGAAAACCAGACAAGGAAGAACCCATCATTTACATACTCTTTGCAACTGGATAATGGAGAACAGATAACAAACATATTTTGGGCAGATCCGATGATGCTCAATGACTATGCACTGTTTGGTGATGTTGTTATCTTTGACACTACATTTTGCACAAACCTCT GCAATAGGTTCTTCGCAGGGTTCAACAACAGTAGCTCGATCAAGTTGATCTATCTCCAAGACAAGAAACAG CATGGAGACCGTTTTCAGAAAGCTTGGACAATGAAGAATAGTGTTATGAAAAATAGCTTGTTTTGA